In Corylus avellana chromosome ca2, CavTom2PMs-1.0, the following proteins share a genomic window:
- the LOC132172713 gene encoding ras-related protein RABH1b-like → MVETSNLEMYDRDTAGQERFRSLIPSYIRDSSVAVIVFDVASRQSFLNTSKWIEEVRTERGSDVIIVLVGNKTDLVEKRQVSIEEGEAKARELNVMFIETSAKAGFNIKALFRKIAAALPGMETLSSTKQEDMVDVNLKSSNAAGTQSQPASSGCAC, encoded by the exons ATGGTTGAAACATCGAATCTTGAAATGTATGACAGGGATACTGCTGGGCAGGAAAGGTTCAGGAGTCTCATTCCAAGCTATATCAGGGATTCCTCTGTGGCGGTCATTGTATTCGATGTTGCAA GCAGACAGTCATTCTTAAACACTTCCAAATGGATTGAAGAGGTTCGCACAGAGCGTGGAAGTGATGTTATCATTGTACTTGTTGGCAACAAAACAGATCTTGTGGAAAAAAG GCAAGTTTCTATAGAGGAAGGAGAAGCCAAAGCTCGTGAGCTCAATGTTATGTTTATTGAAACTAGTGCCAAGGCTGGCTTCAATATAAAG GCACTGTTTCGGAAGATTGCAGCAGCCTTACCTGGAATGGAAACACTTTCTTCGACCAAGCAAGAAGACATGGTTGACGTCAATCTCAAGTCAAGCAATGCGGCAGGGACGCAGTCACAACCAGCGTCAAGCGGATGTGCTTGTTGA